From the genome of Desmodus rotundus isolate HL8 chromosome 2, HLdesRot8A.1, whole genome shotgun sequence, one region includes:
- the LOC128779166 gene encoding vomeronasal type-1 receptor 1-like encodes MGSWPGRSKRDGRTMISGEALFGVFLTIQTGVGFLGNSLLFALYMYALTVPRKKKPADGILAHLTLANALTLVFRGLPNIISAFGMRPEIGDAGCKTVLYIQRVTRSISLYTTSLHSTFQAVTIAASGCKCVWLKNKISLLLQPSIFLCWIISMVVYSVIILKTVANRNTTDVTSGYYSPFCKVSSYDHRVAVTFLSTECIQDFLFLSLMVCNSIYMVSVLSSHHKTAQHIRSSVCSSRISPEHRAMHLILLLVCTFIFFYLTNSFLTAYSQFGNKRTWQLENINNFISSCYPTICPFVLIKNENRVSRMNVIKIRRLFFIKVN; translated from the coding sequence ATGGGGTCTTGGCCTGGAAGATCTAAGAGAGACGGACGCACCATGATTTCCGGTGAAGCCCTGTTTGGGGTCTTCCTCACCATTCAAACTGGTGTTGGTTTCCTGGGGAACTCCTTGCTCTTTGCTTTATACATGTACGCCCTCACTGTCCCCCGTAAGAAGAAGCCCGCTGATGGGATCCTTGCCCACTTAACTTTGGCTAACGCCCTGACCCTCGTGTTCAGAGGGCTTCCAAATATAATTAGTGCCTTTGGGATGAGGCCTGAGATAGGCGACGCCGGTTGTAAAACAGTGCTCTACATTCAGAGAGTTACGCGGAGTATTTCTCTGTACACCACCTCCCTCCATAGCACGTTCCAGGCGGTGACCATTGCTGCCAGTGGCTGTAAATGCGTCTGGCTCAAGAACAAAATCTCTTTGCTCCTTCAACCCTCCATATTTCTCTGCTGGATCATCAGCATGGTCGTCTATTCTGTGATTATCTTAAAAACTGTGGCCAACAGGAATACCACTGATGTGACATCTGGGTACTACAGTCCTTTTTGTAAGGTGAGTAGCTATGATCACCGGGTAGCAGTGACATTTCTCAGTACAGAGTGCATTCAagatttcctctttctctccctgatgGTCTGCAATAGCATCTACATGGTGAGTGTCCTTTCCAGTCACCACAAGACAGCCCAACACATCCGCAGCAGCGTCTGCTCTTCACGAATCTCTCCTGAACACAGAGCTATGCACCTCATTCTCCTGCTGGTTTgcacttttatcttcttttacttgACCAACAGCTTTCTTACTGCTTATTCACAATTTGGAAATAAGAGGACTTGGCAACTGGAGAACattaataactttatttcttcatgttacCCAACCATCTGTCCTTTCGTActgattaaaaatgagaatagagtTTCCAGAATGAATGTCATCAAAATAAGGAGactttttttcattaaagtaaattaa